ttttgttttgactGTAACACCATTGtaataacaaaaacaagagaTGGGCAACACTTTATCTCTTTTTGGTTGTTCAGAGGTTACACTTTTTGTTGGGATGCATATGCTAGAATTTCTTCGATCATGTGTGATCATTAGTGGAGGAGCCCcatattgtcttaattttgttattagatcattccgttattgtaatgacTCTTTGTGGCTAATTTTTATGGCTCTTTGTAGCTAACggttttttttggctaaattaTGATTgcaattccaaaatttcatacccaaaaaaaagaagtacaTATACTAATAAATATGCATGTGTTATGATATGAGTCAATTGTTTACACAACCTTATGTTcactttgaaaattttcaatatggTAGCTAAATTGGGTCATACTTGATAGTAATGAATTTGTATAAAGACCATATTTTAATGTGCGGAGGTTATAGGTCTTTAGCACCATTCACATTTCAGATTGAGGTTTGAGATGTGGATTTTGATGTTTTGGAGTTcaagatttgattttttgtatTGAGTTTAAAAGAGAATCTAATTACATAACTACATTCCAATCCAAAACTACCTTTACTAAAACCCAAATTGAAAGTATAATATTCATGAAAAAGTGAAATTAACTTATAAAAAGGTAGAATTCTAATAGAGACTATCTTTGAGATTTCAAGTGTAGATTCAACATTTTGAAGTATGGATTTTAGGATTTCCCCAAGACCCCCAAAATGTCAAATCCACACCCAATACTCCAAAATGTCAATCCACAATCAAAAGCCAGGATTTCAAGGCTCACACCCAAATTGTAAGAATGCCAATACTAGTCTAAAATGTTATAAGTTTTTGAATGTGGGAAGTGAGATATTTTCAGATCATAGAATGCACGCAgctggttttttttatttatagaagtCCTTAAATTTGGTTATGTTCCTAAAAGTCCTTAAAAACTGTTGAAGGTATTTGTTCTGCTTGGAAAGACCAAAATCATTGTTCTCTGGGTTTACCTTGTAAAATGAACCTGTAAGAAAGTTCTCATCTATGTAATTTTCTGTGATCCAAGTGATTCTATCATATTGTGAAATGATCTTAACATCTCAAGGTTGTATTAGAATTAAGACTTAAAAATCTTGTAGGATTAACCTAAAAAACAGAACTTCAATAACCCAACATTTAAACCATCTGGATATTAAACCAGTGAAGTTTAACCAAAAACCATACAAGGAAAAAAGGTCTAGTAGACCCTGAAAATTCTTGATGGTGATGATTAACCGATCCAAAAGCAAAAATCCTAACCAGAAGTTTTCTTAAACAAGAGATGGAGCAAATCACATCTCCACATTATCAAAGAAAAGCTCTCTGCGGGACTAGGCCCCAGTCAGCAGCCTAAAATATTCCAGAGAGAAGATTTGCAGCAGTGGATATGGCAGCTCCAGTTATAGCACCTTGCACAATCTGCTCGTGGGACGACCCCTCCGATGTGAGTGCCAGAGCCACCCCCGTAATCGCTCCGGCAACTGCACTGTTTTTCTGCATCAAATTTTAAGCACGCACCATAAAAGTAGCGATTCTTAGCATGCCTAATGCTGAAGTGTTTCATCATAGAATTAGAgaccaaaaaatattatataaccATTACCCAATCATGCGCCCCACGAGCCTCTGTCAGTCCATATGTGAGACCTGAATACACCCCTGCAGCCAGCCCTGATATGAAAACAAATTGTTAGCTCCCTTCTTTCGAGTTGCTACTGTGCTACACGCGATTATAAGGAGGAGGAACTGAAACCTAGAGCTTTATTTCAACGGGGGAAACGAATTACACTCAAGTCATTAGCATTGGCTACTGTGTAAAGCTGATGCAATTTCAGGCTtgtaattcaaatataaaatctaCTAACCCCATTGCAAAGATTCCTTTCCAGTATGCTTCACCTGAAAAACAGTATGACAACTAATCAGCAACTACTAACTACATCATCAGTCATGACCAGAGGCCAGAGAAGTGAATTTTGCAGAGCATGGTGATTTGTTAATAAAAGGATCGACACCGGAGCTCCTTATCGTTTATTAAACTGATTGGTGTCGGATGCAGGAGAATAAATTTGAGTTCCAAATGATCAAGTAGAGAACATAAGGCGAAATTTAGGTGGGCATATACGAGGCACGGCTTAGCTGAATCAATCGTTGTCCTGTTGCAGAGGGCAAAAGTCCTAATTACAGTGAAAATACATGGTTGAATTGAATGTTAACTTTAAACTCACCATAGCCTCGAGAGATTTTGTATTGTTTTCACCTGCAAAGGGCACATAAAACAATCACTTGAGACGATCGTGCAATGCATAGCAATAACTGAGCCCCCACCAACTAATTTGGAAGGACAAATTAGAATGAATGGTTTGATAAGAAAAGGTGAGAGGAGATGACCAGATTCAATAAAACAACGAAGAAATGAACATAACATATACCTCTGAGGTCAGGGAAGCGATGCTTTTTGTTGCCTGAGATTTCCGGCGGGATACCGCCACCGCTTGAATCAAGCCCTGCACCTTATAAGAATAATGGTGAACATCCCAAGCCAAAACCAAAAGAGACAATATACATCAATTACACGCGCGCACGAGGATTATCAAATCTTAAACAATTGTTTTGTCCCTCCCTCGAGACAGAGGCTTCAACTCATTCAAAAGAGAGAACAGAAATAAtaccaagaaaagaaactcaaaGTAGAAGGAAATATATGAGAATATATAGGGAAATGAAGaagcaacatatatatatatatatatatatatatatatatatatataagaagtTGGAAGAGGACAAATTAAGGCACCTTCAGTGGCTGTGAAATAAGCCTCACGTGACACAGCCTGAATAGCTCCTATCTGTCGATTGCAGCAACCAACAGAACCAGCCTTATTAACACAATGCTCATCTCACATATTCTACGTACGTACATACACatgaagatatatatatatacacacacatgtaCATACaacaaggagagagagagagagagagagagagagagagagagaagaggaccCCAGCAGCTTTGAGAAAGCTCTCAGCGATGCGGTTGAGGAGAGGGTGGCCGAAGTCGAAGAAGCCACCTTTCTCGAAGCTACGCAGCTCCTGAAGCAAGGAAGGCCTTGTTTCCAAATTACTGCTGCTCGTGTTCATCATTCAATTCAATACTTGTTTATTTCTTTgatgatttgttttttctctctacACTCCTTCCTCccagataatatatatatatatataggtatgtatcaaaagaaagaattaagGATATGAGGTTATCTCTGTACGATGGAACTGATGATGCAGTGAAGATAGATTTTTGGTCCAAGAGTGAAGATAGATAGTACATGGTACTTGTGAACAAGAGAACAGAACAAAGCAAGTCAGAGTGGACACGTCTACCTGCCACGTACCCACCTACGTGTCTTTCTTCTGCGAACTTGGAGGCGTCTTCTTTGCAACTGCTTCGCCACCTGTCCCCCTTCCCCTGCAACCAGTTTCTCACTTCGCTTAACCCTCCCCCAGTGGAGAAAATACATGATTAGTTTGTTGAAAAACTGAGTTAATTAAACAGCTGCATTAGATTAAGAGGCACATCTAGGTTCTAACTGAGACTCGTTCGTTAATTTTGGGATGGGTGCTGATTTTTCCACCATCATTTTGTCTTATACTCTTTTATAATTTCCAATATAGtgagtgtaagtggacaaaataTGAGTGGGAAAATATACTTCCTTAGGTTCCGTCTAGTTCACGGAATGAATTTGAGGGAAAATCATTTCTCATGTCATTTCCCAAGGGatgagaaattgaagattcttttcccatgtttggtaatgctGGGAAAGTAATCGGGGAATaacactttatttcctttcccatgtttattttgagtaggaatggaaaataaagtttgtataaattttctattatactcatattaaataaaaaaaagaatgcatttaatgatatattgtaattctaaattgttaatgggggacaaaatagtcatgaaaaatgtgtaCTTAATGTTGGTTCATTTCctccaaactttcccatgattagggaaaacaaaacccaagttgagAGGATAACTTCACTTTCCTCCTCACTTTGTCATGGGTCAGGCAACGATTTCTCATgcctggacttaccaaacatggaaaagtaattgatttctcatgcccaagtctcatttcccatgaaccaaaatgtgccttagagcatctccaagggagatgtcaactgcaaaatgttaaatttgaatttgatggctaatgtggcaatttgacacaTTGGAATAAATTTAACTCCACCTGAAATgctaaatattatattattttattatatttttaaaagcaaatgAAGCCCATATGATGCATCAAGTTTTAGAAAAGAGTAAATGATAGTGGGGTTCatgactaaaaaaatattaaaatcacATTTGACATCAAGctttttaatatgttatttttgacatatcTCTTCCGGCCTTCAAATCTATGTAGGATTTGACTACGGTTAGTTTAACCTTCAACTTTTGTCATTTCATGTCCatgtgacaatttgacatatcAATTAAAGATGGTCTAAATACTTACTAAAACATTTTACCATAAGCACCCAAAAAGTATTTAGATTCTAcgttaaaattcataattaaatacttttaaaattaaaaaatggaaCCAACCAAGTAGAGTAGTTAATctaattccaattccaattccttAATTCCCTTACCTAACTTCCTCTACTCATAGCTTCTTTCATTCTATGCCTCAATTGTTTCTAAACATTTCCTTGCGGAACGGAGCTGCCTACAAATTACCAATTACTGTGCACTTGTGGTTTTTGGGGTTGCAGGCTAATAAGGCAGACTGAAAACCTTCAAAAGCTTTCTTGGATAATTATAAAGTCAATAACTAATTTACAGTGAGctacaaattgaaaatttccaCTCATACTACTACATTTGAAGAAAATTGGCCTCTAAACCCACTCcctacacacacacacacacacacacacacacacactctctctctctctctattacAACCACTCACCCACCACTAAAACTTTTTTAACATCAGAGGTATACCCACCACCATACAGGGCACGTATTGGTGCCCTATCTATCACAAGCCAAAAAAGAGCCAACATGAAGAAACACAAACTTGTGAACAAAAGGGGGAACctcaaaaaccaaaagcaaaaaagataaaattggATATAGAAAATCAAATGCTGATTGAATGTTTTACAAAAGCAAATACTTCAAAGCCCCAAAAAGGCCAAGTGAAGATGAGAAGACAGGCCCCACATTGTGAGAGTatgactttcttttttccgCGTCGCAATGGCACACTATACAGTATTCGCTCCTACCATCGATGGAAGCCAGCCATAGACCAAAATTCATCCTCTTCTGCAGGTTCACTTCCTCTCTTTCAAAGTATGTTGTTCATCTGTTGCCTAGGACCTCTTTCTGGCACCAAGCACACATTCACAAGTTGCATCAAGAACACAAAGTAGTAACTGCACTGGCTATGGTTCTAAAATACAACTCAGGATCCATTTACAGCCATTTCTGGTGAGGATTTCGGTGGTATCAATGGGCAGTCCTCTCCACCCAACTGTCTATTCTCCGAAGTGCCATGCAAGCGATCGCAGCAGCCTCTAGAAGTGGCAGGCTCCTTCTCTCTATTATCCTCATCCTCTGAATTGTTGCTATCAGCACAGCTCCTAGAAACAGCATGCtcattttcttgatttttccCTTCACCTGAGTTGCTGATCCCATCAGCTGTGTGAGTTGTATGCATGTTGCTTGCAGTTTTCTTATTCGGTAGCACTGCCTGGCTTAGAGTTGTACACAAAGCAGCAAACACACTTTCTTTTGGCTTGGAGTTTTTACCTAACCGTTGCCTCTTTGCAAGCTCGGGCTCCCTATCCTTAGAAGCCAATTTCCGCTTCAACCTAAGGGACTCCATTGTTCCTTCATCTTCATCGGAGGTTTCGGGATGTTTCCTGGGCGGTGGCTTGTAGTCTTCgtcatcctcatcatcatcataatcTACCAGCCCGACAGACCTTGGACTACAAAATTCAAGATGAAAGTATGGGTTATATAGCAAAAATATTCTGAAAATGCACTCTGTGATAAACTAAATACGAACAGTACAATACCTGGATGGTGGATGGTTTGCAGCAACACCATTGGATAATACAGGCTGAGGTTGTGCCTGTACTTTCTGGGTGTTTGGCATGGATGCAGATGCTGTATCTTCTTCATCACTGATTACCAAGTTCCATATTCAGTGGCTATGGGTAGCAAAACTTAGCAGCAAAGAGCGCTGTCAATCTCAATAGACGTTCAGCACAAAAACATACCTGTCTTCATTAAAataatcttcttcttctttctccaaaGCACGCTCATCAGTTCGTTTTCTAGGGTCTGACACATTGGTGCTTCCTTTTGGTCCAAAACTTTCTAGGCACTGCAAAAGCACTTGTCAATACAAAAGCTCTAAATCTAGGAGTGGAAGAACTCTAGGAGGAGCATAGTACCTGCTCATATTTTACTTTTAGTGCTTGAACGGATGcgaaaaactcaaatttgacCAACTGATCCCAGAATGAATCAACCAAGTATTTGACCAATGCTTTCAGATTTTcctgcaaaaacaaaagcatggATTAGACGATAACTTCAAGACATGCTTTATCTCCAAATAATAAGGTCTAAAAGAGAGTGGAACCTTCCGAATGAACTCAAAAAGTTCTAAAACAGCAGAGTTGAGCAGGTTATATCGATTTCCATTACCAACAAATGCACCTACAATCGGCTTGAGAAGGTTGTTCTTAACAATATGATTTATCAGATGCTCATCCTGCAGATTTATATTCCAATAGTTACATGAATAACCTAGGccaccaaaaaataatgtatCATGGGGgggaagggagagagagagagagagagagagagagagagatgtataACAGGAACATAGAtaatccttaattttcttataCGGTACAATTAGTTGACAACTTGTTACAcggcaattttttttttttttttgggtctatAAACTTGTCCACAGCATTGTCAATTGCATAAGATCCTCTCAAACAGCTAAACTGCCCTTTGTAGCCAACATGACGCACTAACAAGAACCATTTTGTATTACAACTACTATCatatggaaaataaataaattcaatgCAACTGCTATGctcaaatcaaaacaatcCATACCATGCATTCACCTCTAGTCTTGTATGGAAATTCACTCATCTTAACTTCCCTTGAAGACCATTTGGGTCTATTTCAAATCCTAACTGAACTAAAGGACgaatgaaactttttttaCAATCAACACAAACTCACATGACGGGATAGAATAGTGCGAACAAATCGAACTGCAGCAACAACTAGATACTTTTCCCTTCTTTGTGTTACCAACAAAACTTTATCTATGACGTTATTAAGAAGAAAGTTACACCTGCAAATGACAAAACCCAAACATTAAAATGTCACAGGTCAGCAGCAGAAATCCATTTatgaaaattgaagaagaatcCAAGATGTTACT
The window above is part of the Prunus dulcis chromosome 1, ALMONDv2, whole genome shotgun sequence genome. Proteins encoded here:
- the LOC117614740 gene encoding outer envelope pore protein 16-2, chloroplastic — encoded protein: MMNTSSSNLETRPSLLQELRSFEKGGFFDFGHPLLNRIAESFLKAAGIGAIQAVSREAYFTATEGLDSSGGGIPPEISGNKKHRFPDLRGENNTKSLEAMVKHTGKESLQWGLAAGVYSGLTYGLTEARGAHDWKNSAVAGAITGVALALTSEGSSHEQIVQGAITGAAISTAANLLSGIF